The Punica granatum isolate Tunisia-2019 chromosome 4, ASM765513v2, whole genome shotgun sequence genome has a window encoding:
- the LOC116202321 gene encoding probable leucine-rich repeat receptor-like protein kinase At5g49770, with protein MDLRFLGLLLAVLLGLSTGKAASEDSVALQAMKAYLNNTPPNWVGSDPCSDKWDGIICTNSRVTSITLSSMGLSGQLTGDIGTLSELRTLDLSYNKGLTGSLPDAIGNLKKLTNLILVGCGFTGIIPDTIGSLQELVFLSLNSNSFSGPIPPSIGNLTKLYWLDLADNQLTGTIPVSNGSTSGLDMLLHTKHFHFGQNQLSGTIPPEIFSSGMKLIHVLFDNNQLTGSLPSTLGLVQPLEVVRFDRNSLSGPLPQNLNNLTKVQELLLSKNKFTGPLPNLTGLNSLSYLDMSNNSFDALDFPDWITTLQSLTTLMMEQTQIQGSVPSSLFSLANLQTVILRNNALNGTLNIGSTFSSQLQLVDLQTNFIDSYTQNSGGYSNELILVGNPICQQSGVAAASFCTILQSNSSSYSTPPNNCNPMDCSIVNQTSSPNCKCSFPYTGTIVFRAASFSSLGNSTHYTSLVSSMMSAFQSYQLPVDSIALSNPHKDSLGYLKMSLEIFPLEGDSFNRTGVYSIGFVLSNQTYKPPSGFGPFFFMADQYERFSAQVPQEPKKSSSSASTGVIVGATVGGLVLLLLLGLAGIYAFRQKKIAKKATETSNLFGAWDSTKSSGSAPQLKGARWFSFEDLKKCTNNFSESNDIGSGGYGKVYRGTLPTGQLVAIKRATQGSMQGGVEFKNEIELLSRVHHKNLVGLVGFCFEQGEQILVYEFIPNGTVKESLSGKSGIRLDWIRRLRVALGAARGIQYLHELANPPIIHRDIKSNNILLDERLNAKVGDFGLCKLMGTDEKGHVTTQVKGTMGYLDPEYYMTQQLTEKSDVYSFGVFCLELITARRPIERGKYIVREFRTAMDRTKEMYGLRGILDPALVSLAIPLRGIEKFVEMAMSCVAELGSDRPTMGEVVKEIENLMQSAGMNPNAESASTSASYGDDSRGNLRHPYMDDLSFDYSGVFPPSRVEPL; from the exons ATGGATCTTAGATTTCTTGGGCTTTTACTGGCTGTTCTGCTCGGGTTGTCCACTGGCAAGGCGGCCTCAGAGGACT CTGTCGCCCTCCAGGCTATGAAGGCTTATTTGAACAACACGCCGCCTAACTGGGTAGGTTCTGATCCCTGCAGTGACAAATGGGACGGCATCATCTGCACCAATTCACGGGTTACTTCGAT AACACTGTCGAGCATGGGGTTGTCAGGGCAGCTAACTGGAGACATCGGAACATTATCTGAGCTGCGCACTCT GGATTTATCGTACAACAAGGGCCTTACGGGATCTCTTCCAGATGCTATCGGGAATCTGAAGAAGCTAACGAACTT AATCCTAGTTGGCTGTGGATTTACCGGTATCATTCCAGACACGATCGGATCTCTCCAAGAGCTCGTCTTTCT ATCTCTCAACTCTAATAGCTTTAGTGGCCCAATTCCCCCGTCAATTGGTAACCTTACGAAGCTCTATTGGCTGGATCTTGCTGATAATCAGCTTACTGGAACTATTCCCGTGTCCAATGGAAGTACATCGGGTCTCGATATGCTACTTCATACAAAGCACTT TCACTTTGGGCAAAATCAGCTCTCTGGTACGATTCCTCCAGAAATTTTCAGCTCCGGGATGAAACTGATCCATGT ACTTTTTGACAACAACCAGCTCACAGGAAGCCTCCCTTCCACCCTCGGGCTTGTGCAACCCCTGGAAGTCGT ACGCTTCGACCGGAATTCATTGAGCGGTCCTCTCCCTCAAAATCTCAACAACCTCACAAAAGTTCAAGAGCT TCTCCTATCCAAAAACAAGTTCACTGGTCCTTTGCCGAACCTCACTGGATTGAACTCCCTCAGCTACCT GGATATGAGCAACAACAGTTTCGATGCACTGGACTTCCCTGATTGGATCACAACCTTGCAGTCTTTGACAACCTT AATGATGGAACAAACACAAATTCAAGGATCCGTTCCCTCTTCCCTCTTTAGCCTTGCCAACTTACAGACTGT AATATTAAGAAACAATGCGCTAAACGGCACCTTGAACATTGGCTCCACCTTTAGCAGTCAACTGCAGCTCGTTGATTTGCAGACCAACTTTATCGATTCATATACGCAGAATTCCGGGGGTTACAGCAATGAGCTAAT ACTTGTCGGAAACCCAATTTGCCAGCAATCAGGAGTGGCAGCAGCAAGTTTCTGCACGATCTTACAGTCCAATTCTTCCTCATACTCGACCCCCCCTAACAACTGCAATCCCATGGACTGCAGCATTGTGAATCAGACATCAAGCCCCAACTGTAAATGCAGCTTTCCCTACACAGGAACAATAGTGTTCAGGGCTGCTTCCTTCTCGAGCTTGGGAAACTCGACTCACTATACTTCCCTTGTGAGCTCTATGATGTCTGCCTTTCAGTCCTACCAGCTTCCAGTGGATTCAATCGCACTGAGTAATCCCCACAAGGATTCGTTGGGCTACCTCAAAATGAGCCTCGAGATATTTCCCTTGGAGGGAGATAGTTTTAACCGGACCGGAGTTTACAGTATCGGGTTCGTGCTTAGTAACCAGACTTACAAGCCTCCTTCAGGGTTTGGCCCATTCTTTTTTATGGCTGACCAGTACGAGCGATTCTCTGCACAAGTGCCCCAGGAACCTAAGAAGTCGTCATCCTCGGCGAGTACTGGGGTTATTGTTGGAGCGACAGTTGGTGGTCTCGTTCTTCTGCTGCTGTTAGGCCTCGCAGGAATATACGCATTTCGTCAGAAGAAAATAGCCAAGAAGGCAACAGAAACGAGCAATCTTTTCG GGGCCTGGGACTCGACTAAGAGCAGTGGTAGCGCTCCACAGCTAAAAGGCGCGAGATGGTTTTCCTTCGAAGATCTTAAAAAATGCACCAACAATTTCTCAGAATCCAATGATATCGGGTCCGGGGGATACGGAAAG GTCTACAGAGGTACCCTTCCAACAGGGCAGTTAGTGGCCATAAAACGAGCAACGCAGGGATCGATGCAAGGCGGGGTCGAGTTCAAGAACGAGATTGAGCTCCTATCAAGAGTCCATCACAAGAATCTTGTCGGTCTCGTAGGTTTCTGCTTCGAGCAAGGTGAACAGATACTGGTCTACGAGTTTATACCGAATGGCACCGTCAAAGAAAGCCTCTCAG GTAAGTCAGGAATCAGGTTGGATTGGATAAGAAGGCTGCGAGTAGCCCTCGGGGCAGCTCGAGGCATACAATACCTTCACGAGCTTGCCAATCCTCCGATTATCCATCGAGACATCAAATCCAACAACATCCTATTAGATGAACGGTTAAATGCAAAAGTTGGCGATTTCGGTCTCTGCAAACTCATGGGAACCGACGAGAAAGGCCATGTCACCACTCAAGTGAAGGGAACAATG GGCTACTTGGATCCCGAATACTACATGACACAGCAACTGACCGAGAAGAGTGATGTCTACAGCTTCGGGGTCTTCTGCCTCGAGCTGATCACTGCAAGGAGGCCAATAGAGCGAGGCAAGTACATCGTGAGGGAGTTTAGAACAGCAATGGATAGGACTAAGGAAATGTATGGCCTTCGCGGGATCCTCGACCCAGCCCTTGTCTCCTTGGCCATTCCACTGAGGGGCATCGAAAAGTTTGTGGAAATGGCCATGAGTTGTGTGGCAGAGTTGGGATCTGACCGACCAACGATGGGAGAGGTGGTTAAGGAGATTGAAAACCTGATGCAGTCCGCAGGTATGAACCCCAATGCTGAGTCGGCCTCCACATCAGCGAGCTACGGAGATGACAGCAGGGGGAATTTACGACACCCTTATATGGACGATTTAAGCTTCGATTACAGCGGAGTTTTCCCGCCATCCAGGGTCGAACCTCTGTGA
- the LOC116202323 gene encoding uncharacterized protein LOC116202323, whose protein sequence is MGSSEDCLRKNNPHQQQHTTKFKLKILLLVILTNLLTIYIFTSPSSFHLDRDLSHYTNHFSLPLPWPNTTALSIELRSTQAQLAATRSQLAELHQRLHAIGGILAKHQDVEDGPSDEFAALAGLPDEVKLSLGPHALPLGYSPRSGSDTIYPSVGAACLRYKDDLVQYMKYEVGGECPVDDVFAQRLLLKGCEPLPRRRCRPRSPKGYVDPAPYPECLWQVPPDPSIIWEPYNCKNYRCLVDRKNQPGFFDCKDCFDLNGREKARWLFDNGNLDYSIEYVLKTKLPDTIRIGLDIGGGSGTFAARMRERNVTIITTSMNLDGPFNSFIASRGLIPMHMSVSQRLPFFENTLDIVHSMHVLSNWVPDTMLEFTFYDVYRVLRPGGLLWLDRFFCKGPQLNQTYVPMIDRVGFKKIRWNAGMKLDKNKNEWYFSALLEKPMS, encoded by the coding sequence ATGGGGAGCTCGGAAGACTGCCTGAGGAAGAACAACCCTCATCAACAGCAGCACACAACCAAGTTCAAGCTCAAGATCTTATTGCTTGTCATCCTCACAAACCTCCTCACAATCTACATCTTCACTAGCCCTTCAAGCTTCCACTTGGACCGTGACCTCTCCCACTACACCAACCACTTTTCCCTCCCCCTCCCCTGGCCCAACACCACCGCCCTCTCTATCGAGCTCCGCTCCACCCAGGCCCAGCTCGCCGCCACCCGCTCCCAGCTCGCCGAGCTCCACCAGAGGCTCCATGCCATCGGCGGCATCCTGGCCAAGCACCAGGATGTGGAGGACGGGCCAAGTGATGAGTTTGCTGCCCTGGCGGGCCTGCCCGACGAGGTGAAGCTCTCTCTAGGCCCGCACGCGCTCCCGCTGGGCTACTCCCCGAGGTCGGGGTCCGACACCATCTACCCTTCCGTGGGCGCCGCTTGCTTGAGGTACAAGGATGATCTGGTCCAGTACATGAAGTATGAGGTTGGAGGGGAATGCCCGGTCGATGATGTGTTCGCACAGCGGCTTCTTCTCAAGGGCTGTGAGCCTCTCCCTCGGAGGAGATGCCGCCCAAGGTCCCCCAAGGGGTACGTGGACCCGGCACCGTACCCGGAATGCCTGTGGCAGGTGCCGCCCGACCCAAGCATCATATGGGAGCCATACAATTGCAAGAACTACAGGTGCCTTGTGGACCGGAAAAACCAACCCGGCTTCTTCGACTGCAAGGACTGCTTCGACCTGAATGGGAGGGAGAAGGCCCGGTGGCTCTTTGATAATGGGAATCTCGACTACAGCATCGAATATGTGCTTAAGACGAAACTGCCTGACACGATCAGAATCGGGCTTGACATTGGGGGCGGGTCCGGGACTTTTGCAGCCAGGATGCGGGAAAGGAACGTTACCATCATCACGACCTCGATGAACCTCGATGGTCCCTTCAATAGCTTCATAGCATCCAGGGGATTGATCCCGATGCATATGAGTGTCTCGCAGAGGCTCCCATTCTTCGAAAACACACTTGACATCGTCCACTCGATGCACGTGCTGAGCAATTGGGTTCCCGACACTATGCTCGAGTTCACATTCTATGATGTCTACCGGGTCCTGAGGCCTGGTGGGCTGCTCTGGCTCGACCGTTTCTTCTGCAAGGGCCCACAGCTGAACCAGACTTACGTGCCGATGATAGATCGGGTCGGATTTAAGAAGATTCGGTGGAATGCCGGGATGAAATTAGACAAGAATAAGAATGAATGGTACTTCTCTGCATTGCTGGAGAAGCCAATGTCTTGA